The sequence below is a genomic window from Humulus lupulus chromosome 3, drHumLupu1.1, whole genome shotgun sequence.
TGGAGGGAATATGGATATGTATTATAGATCTATATGACCAGTTTTCCATCTAAGTTTGTATATCTGAATATATGtctttttcatattattaatggATTTGTTGTCTCGCTTTAAGATCAATTCCCATATCATAGTAGTAGATCCAAATTGCTCCTTTATTTAAGATGGACCAAGCCTAGTCATTCTTGGCATTATTTGTTCAACCCGTGAGATAATGGAactttaattaaaaatatggaattttttaaaTAAAGGCTTTTACGGACAACATTGTTGTCGGTAGAAGCTTTACCGACAATTTTTTGTATATCGTCGGTAGAACAATCTTTCTACCAATGAACTATATCGACAATCTTTTACCGATGACATGCGTCAATAGAAGCTATATCGACAATAAAATTGGCTCTACCACAAATGTTGTCGGTAGAGCCCCCTTTTCTTGTAGTGGACTAATTTTCTACAAATGAGTTTTGGATAACAAAAAAGTAATTTAAATATTAAGAcaccataatataacctaaaaatgaaGTCATATTTTTAAAGGTAACTAATCgatatttaaaaataactaatgttttataaatagattttaaaagtaacCAAAACGTATATGAAATAATATGATATAAAAATGaagttttttttatgaaaatgtaACTAATCGATATCTTATCGGTATCATAactaaaatgtatataaaatattatGATATGAAAATGGAGCTTTTTAGGAAAATGTAACTAATCAATATCTATTATAAGCAttcaaaatgttacttttgaaaacccagaaaaatagaAAATACAGGATTCCGCGAACTTTTCTATTTCACTTATATATTCTttttaaaatcctatatttttttaTGACATAGCAAgacatttttgtaaataaaaggCTGGAGGTGATTTTTGGAATTAAAATGCAAAAATCAAGTGGAATTTACATGgaatatgagaattttttcaAAAGTTTGATAAATATGGCATTTTAAGTATTGTGCATTTTATATGgcattttttgttttcttttttacattttatggggtttattttcccataatTTTATCCAAATATTTTAGTGAATTGTAACTAGTTATTGTCagacttgaaaaaaaaaagattacaaTATAACCactaaataaaaagaagaagagtgATGTGGTATCTGGTTATCCCTGTTAAAACAACAATTGAATGACAACTGGTTACTAAGCCAGATctagaaataaaaaataagttcgaaaaaaaacaaatatgagaagaagaagaagaagaagaaggtggtggtaaccagttacctctATCAAAATAACAATGGCTAAGCCAGACAtagaaaaaaaatctgaaaaagcaaaaataaaagataaattgaagaagaagaagaagtggtAATCTGTTACCCCTATGAAAATAACAATTGAATGGTGACTGATTACTTTTCCAGATCTTTAAAAGACAATTACATCTTAAAACAAATCAGTTATGAAAAAAGAaaaatcagatttaaaaaaaCCATAacgaaggtaactagttacttagccATATTTAGggaaaaaaatcagatttaaaaaaaCAATCACATATGAAAACAATCTTGAAGAAGGAGGAAAATCGAAGATGGTAGTTACTTAGTTAGgtctaaaaaatttaaataagatcaaaacaaaacaaaaaaaagtatATTCATCATGATGGTAATTGGTTACAACTACGTCTAAAACTAACACAAATCTGTAAACAAAACTAGAGCGTCGTAGTAACTTGCTACTTAGccaaactaacaaaaaaaaaatctaaaaacaaaACCAAATCTGACCAttgcaaaagaagaagaagaatatgaacACAATCCTAACCAGTTCTAAAAAGAAAATAACCAAACAAAAtaccaaatttgaaaagaaaagcAAGATTTATCCGCTGTAGAAAAAGAACAACGATGTTATCCCGAGATTGGGAGAGAGGTCGGTGAACCACCATTGAAGAAGAAGAACGATTTACAAAGGTGAGAGACGATACTTTTGTATAAATTTTTGAAACTTTTTATGGTAATTGTTTTTCTAACTTTATGAAATATCTTTATTTTTCTCAGATTTAAAGTTCTCAAAAATCAACTTGAAATGTAAATTTctctattatttttattttggacCCAATAACACATCTACAACACATAATAGACCttctcattttattttattattatttttgcaaaaatacctcatttaaaaaaaatagtgcaTATTTGACATATATCAGTTTCATATCTAAAGAACtgtatttttaaaataaacaaaacaaatcgtaattttaaattcaaaattttattctgaaaaattagtaaaaataatacacataaaaattatttaaaataaatctttgataatatataataaaaaattaattgaaattacaaatgaatatataattattatcCAAAACAAGATCCACGTAAGTAGCAAAGAGCTGAAATAAGTTCTCCAATCCAACAAGATTTGGATAAGATGGCAAATCAGAGAGAAACACGTGGAACCAAAAAAACATTTAAAGTATCGAAAATCTAAACGTGGATCATAATAATGTTGAGTCAACGAGCCCAAACGTCGATGAAGATGATGAGTTAGTGGGTATGAAAAACGACACCGTATCAGTTATCGATAACAATAATAATTGTTAATTATTAGTATAATAACAAACACTGCGACGGTCGTGGCCGTGGGAAGCACTAACGCCAGGCGAACCTTCTCAAAAGGGTCAACGGTCAACGGACAAACTCCCTCCAATCAAATAATAGAAAttttaacaataaaaataattaataattaaaaataataataacgaaaaagaaaaagaaaaaaaaaaactgaaggtTAGTAAGAATTGGAGAATAGTTCTCCTTCATTTTCGGTCCATGACTGTTCTCTCGATCCATCATCGTTCCTTTTCTTCCAAAATCAAATCCATTTTCTTTGTTTTTcaaaacagagagagagagagattgagattgattttcagtgaaaaaaaaagaaaacaaactcATACTTGATCATGGAAAAGTCGACGAGTAATTCAAAAGATGGGAATGTGGGCACTCCCAAACACGGCCATGAAAACACTGATCCCAAATCTGAATCTCAGCTCGCCGGAGATAGTAAGACGGAGGAGAAGGACAATGTTAATAATAATGGCGAGGAAAACCCTGCTACCAGCTGCGACTCCCATGCCAACCTCGTTCAGATTCTGGAAGAGATTGATCGATTCCTTCAGAGTTTGATCCAGTCAGATGTGCCGGGGGAAGCTCCAAACTCGGTGGAGCTACTCTGTAAAATGACGGAATCCATGATCGATAAATATAACGACGGACAGAGCATTCTGATAAAATTCGGTAAAGACCCAGAAAACGACTCGTCGTTTTTGGACGCTTTGAGTCGAGTATCCAAGCTTTCGAATGAGTTGGGGAAATACCCTGTTTTCAATGCTAGCGTTAACAGAGCAAGCTATGTTCTTCAGAGAGCAATGTCGTTTTTGGAAGAAGAGTTTCGTGCTCTTCTCGAGGATTCAAAAAACGACAACAATAGTAAggattcatcatcatcatcaaccgATCACAAATCCAATGACAAGACTTCGAAACAATCGTCGTTTAACAACAACAATCATGAATATTCCGATCGTTGTGTTATAGGTGGTGAGTCCGATCAAAAACAATCTGATCAGGCTGCAAAGGAAGAGTTTCCTGGCTTCTCTCAAGAAACGGTTTCCAAACTAAACTTGATCGCTAATACCATGATCTCAGCCGGATACGACACCGAGTGTTCTATGGCTTATAGTATCTCTCGGCGATCTGCGTTCAAAACCGCGCTCGAGAAACTTGGCTACGACAGCATCAGCATCGACGACGTACAACGCATGCAATGGGAATCACTCGAAGGAGAAATCGCCACGTGGATCACGATCGTCAAGCAATGCACCGCCGTACTCTTCCCTAACGAGATGAAGCTCAGTGACTCCGTCTTTTCCGACCACCCTTCCATCTCCCAGAGCCTCTTCAGCAACATGGCGCGCGCGTTTGTCGTCAAGATTCTCGATTTCGCCGAGGCTGTGGTTCTAACCAAGCGCTCCGCCGAGAAACTCTTTAAGTTCCTCGACATGTACGAGACCCTCCGTGATCTGATTCCAGTAATCGGTGGAGACTCCTACCCGCCGGAGATTTCGAAAGAGATGACTACGGAGGCTACGACGGCCAAGACCCGGCTGGGGGAAGCTGCAGTTAGCATCTTCTGTGACCTTGAAAACTCGATCAAGAGCGATAATGGAAGAACTCCCGTCCCGAGTGGTGCAGTTCACCCCTTGACTCGGTACGTTATGA
It includes:
- the LOC133821029 gene encoding exocyst complex component EXO70C1, which encodes MEKSTSNSKDGNVGTPKHGHENTDPKSESQLAGDSKTEEKDNVNNNGEENPATSCDSHANLVQILEEIDRFLQSLIQSDVPGEAPNSVELLCKMTESMIDKYNDGQSILIKFGKDPENDSSFLDALSRVSKLSNELGKYPVFNASVNRASYVLQRAMSFLEEEFRALLEDSKNDNNSKDSSSSSTDHKSNDKTSKQSSFNNNNHEYSDRCVIGGESDQKQSDQAAKEEFPGFSQETVSKLNLIANTMISAGYDTECSMAYSISRRSAFKTALEKLGYDSISIDDVQRMQWESLEGEIATWITIVKQCTAVLFPNEMKLSDSVFSDHPSISQSLFSNMARAFVVKILDFAEAVVLTKRSAEKLFKFLDMYETLRDLIPVIGGDSYPPEISKEMTTEATTAKTRLGEAAVSIFCDLENSIKSDNGRTPVPSGAVHPLTRYVMNYLKYACEYKDTLEQVFRQCQKVDDDQSDHHVEPNVHQWAQDDQSGESQTSPFSKQLMSMMDLLDSNLEMKSKLYRDPSLSYVFLMNNGRYIVQKIKGSNEIHQLMGDTWCRKRSSDLRQYHKNYQRETWGKALQCLGHEGLQVNGKVSKPVLKERFKSFNAMFDEIHKTQSTWVVSDDQLQSELRVSISAVMIPAYRSFLGRFKQYLDAGRQTEKYIKYQPEDIETFIDELFDGNAASMARRRT